The following are encoded in a window of Candidatus Auribacterota bacterium genomic DNA:
- a CDS encoding ECF transporter S component, which yields MMNKGLLSLAAAMAVVCYAFYRFEKGRFSSKEISLIAVLAAIAAVGRIPFAALPNVQPTTFFVMISGFVFGPAAGFLVGAVAAFSSNLFLGHGPWTIWQMLAWGACGASSGVLGLLMPRAGRMTLAVFSVLWGYLFGWVMNFWYWYSFVYPLTISSWVAVNAASFYFDTLHAAGNAAFFLFLGNGCISAMRYFKKRLELSYITG from the coding sequence ATGATGAATAAGGGATTGTTGAGCCTCGCTGCGGCGATGGCCGTTGTGTGTTATGCGTTCTATCGTTTTGAAAAGGGTAGGTTCTCGTCAAAGGAAATATCGCTCATCGCCGTCCTCGCCGCGATCGCGGCGGTCGGCCGGATCCCGTTCGCCGCGCTCCCGAACGTTCAGCCAACTACATTCTTCGTCATGATTTCCGGTTTTGTCTTCGGCCCGGCGGCGGGCTTCCTCGTCGGCGCCGTGGCGGCATTCAGCTCCAATCTCTTTCTCGGGCACGGCCCCTGGACAATCTGGCAAATGCTCGCATGGGGGGCGTGCGGCGCCTCTTCCGGCGTCCTGGGGCTCCTCATGCCCCGGGCGGGCAGGATGACGCTCGCCGTGTTTTCGGTGCTCTGGGGCTACCTGTTCGGCTGGGTGATGAATTTCTGGTACTGGTACTCTTTTGTCTATCCCCTGACCATATCGTCATGGGTCGCGGTCAATGCCGCCTCGTTTTATTTCGACACACTCCACGCCGCCGGGAATGCCGCCTTCTTTCTCTTCCTGGGCAATGGGTGCATCAGCGCGATGCGCTATTTCAAGAAACGGCTTGAATTGTCGTACATTACAGGTTAA
- the folD gene encoding bifunctional methylenetetrahydrofolate dehydrogenase/methenyltetrahydrofolate cyclohydrolase FolD: MAKILDGKKIAAEITQEIKKAVGKLRLEKGVVPGIAFITAGDDPASRAYVTMKERACEEAGIRSWQFSFPALTKEEKLLAKIKELNASPEVHGILVQLPLPAGLDTHTILAAASPEKDVDGFHPVNMGKLLLGQEGFCPCTPMGIVELLIRSGMSWRGKDVVIVGRSTIVGKPLAALLMQRRREANATVTLCHTGTRDLAAHTRRAEILVAAIGKARFIKADMVGEGAAVIDVGINRVEDKTVERGYRLVGDVDFDEVAPNVAAISPVPGGVGPMTIAMLLRNTLKAAAQSCQANGR; encoded by the coding sequence ATGGCTAAGATTCTGGATGGTAAAAAGATTGCCGCCGAAATCACGCAGGAGATAAAGAAAGCGGTTGGGAAGCTGCGCCTTGAGAAAGGCGTTGTCCCCGGCATTGCCTTTATCACGGCCGGCGACGATCCGGCATCCCGAGCGTATGTGACGATGAAGGAGCGGGCGTGCGAAGAGGCGGGTATTCGCTCCTGGCAATTCTCCTTTCCCGCATTGACAAAGGAGGAGAAGCTCCTCGCCAAAATCAAAGAGCTGAATGCCAGCCCAGAGGTGCACGGGATTCTTGTCCAGCTCCCTCTCCCCGCGGGTCTTGACACGCACACAATACTCGCCGCCGCTTCTCCAGAAAAAGACGTGGACGGTTTCCATCCCGTGAACATGGGCAAACTGCTGCTCGGCCAGGAGGGGTTCTGCCCGTGCACGCCCATGGGGATCGTGGAGCTCCTCATCCGGTCGGGGATGTCATGGCGCGGGAAGGATGTGGTGATCGTCGGGAGGAGCACTATCGTGGGGAAACCGCTCGCGGCGCTGCTCATGCAGCGGCGGCGCGAGGCGAACGCGACGGTGACGCTGTGCCATACAGGAACGCGCGACCTGGCCGCGCATACGCGGCGGGCGGAGATACTGGTCGCGGCCATCGGGAAGGCCCGCTTCATCAAAGCCGATATGGTGGGCGAAGGCGCGGCGGTCATAGATGTCGGCATCAACCGGGTGGAGGACAAAACTGTAGAACGCGGATACCGGCTCGTCGGGGATGTGGATTTTGACGAGGTCGCCCCTAATGTGGCTGCCATAAGCCCCGTGCCGGGCGGAGTCGGCCCGATGACGATCGCCATGCTGCTTCGGAACACCCTGAAGGCCGCCGCCCAATCCTGCCAGGCTAACGGCCGTTAG
- the mfd gene encoding transcription-repair coupling factor produces MRSRNMLFAGAGIPASFLELIAHLGRGTSLNISGVFGASLAYLSILVRERTARPIVLITKGPKEVEEIAADMETFGGGDICCFPAWETLPEENVEPHPDIIGERFFLMEKLARDRAAGRRGAGRAETPVIVVASLRSLAQRLALLDDYASEILKLAPGQRLPREHLLRYLEAGGYHRVEMVESKGEYSVRGGIVDLFPPAADFPIRIEFFGDEVGTIRQFHAQTQRTISELAGSAITPFSELMLLRRYRERLGTLFDYLPDDAIIIFHEPAASLRLMEDAEPGGEYSLSPAEISRLIGARQTVYCSLLPESSPARPDAQGLELAFQSLEPYRALALGGELGAEWGTRIFGSLAEWVKQGMAIFIFCNNDAERERLRDLLREREIQLPPGSDMFVGQLSSGFIFPEGRILVLTDAEIFARYRVHRPRRRFKGTVPLKEFTQLKPGDYVVHVSHGIGIYRGIKKLVKDGAEKEFICIEYQEKSKLYAPLEQAGLVERYIGFGKTPPNLDRLGGGRWQGVRVAAQRAIFDYAAEILQLQAARQSREGRAFPPDTAWQKEFENAFIYEETPDQASAIEDVKRDMERSHPMDRLVCGDVGYGKTEVAIRAAFKAVMDGKQVAILVPTTVLAQQHLSTFTDRFADYPVKIEMLSRFRTEKEQQCVIDGLTRGTVDVVIGTHRLIQPDVAFKDLGLVIIDEEQRFGVQHKEKFKKLRLMVDVLTMTATPIPRTLYMSLAGIRDMSTIATPPEDRLSIETAVCEHDEELIRNAIRRELGREGQVYVVHNYVETIERMRETIEKLVPEAVLAVGHGQMADDELEEVMRRFVEGKIDILVCTTIIESGLDIPNVNTIIIDHADRFGLADLYQLRGRVGRYRRRAYAYLLYSKGMGLLDDARRRLKALMDHTSLGSGFKIALRDLEIRGAGNILGHEQHGHIAAIGFDLYCKLLKRSVDTLRGKEVAGIEDIEVNLSFAAGLPAGYIPAEDQRIDLYKKMGEIQSERDIEWIAGELKDRFGPLPKEAVLLLEMCRLKLNAKARGIRSISLQDDRIVAVKHGEELRPGGRYPRLTKKTPLDALREIREKIAQL; encoded by the coding sequence ATGAGATCAAGGAATATGCTTTTTGCCGGGGCGGGGATACCAGCCTCATTTTTAGAGCTCATTGCGCACCTTGGACGAGGGACCTCTCTCAATATTTCCGGAGTCTTCGGGGCTTCGCTCGCGTACCTCTCTATTCTTGTCCGCGAACGAACAGCGAGGCCGATTGTGCTCATCACAAAAGGGCCGAAGGAGGTTGAGGAGATTGCCGCTGACATGGAAACGTTCGGCGGAGGCGATATCTGCTGTTTCCCCGCATGGGAAACGCTCCCGGAGGAAAATGTAGAACCCCATCCGGATATCATCGGCGAGCGGTTCTTTCTGATGGAGAAGCTGGCGCGGGATCGCGCCGCCGGACGACGGGGCGCAGGCAGGGCCGAAACGCCGGTGATCGTAGTTGCCTCGCTCCGTTCGCTCGCCCAGCGGCTGGCGCTGCTGGATGATTATGCTTCAGAGATACTGAAACTTGCGCCCGGGCAGCGTCTCCCGCGAGAGCATCTTCTGCGCTATCTGGAGGCAGGCGGGTACCATCGGGTGGAGATGGTGGAGAGCAAGGGGGAGTACTCGGTGAGGGGCGGCATCGTTGATCTCTTCCCTCCCGCCGCGGATTTCCCAATCAGGATCGAGTTCTTCGGCGACGAGGTCGGGACGATCAGGCAATTCCACGCGCAGACCCAGCGCACCATCTCCGAGCTCGCCGGGAGCGCGATAACGCCTTTCTCAGAGCTCATGCTGTTGAGGCGTTACCGGGAAAGGCTCGGGACGCTCTTCGATTATCTCCCGGATGATGCGATAATCATTTTCCATGAACCTGCCGCGAGCCTTCGTCTCATGGAGGACGCGGAGCCCGGAGGCGAATATTCTCTCTCCCCGGCGGAGATCTCCCGTTTGATCGGTGCGAGGCAGACGGTATATTGCTCGCTGCTTCCTGAGAGCTCACCTGCGCGCCCGGATGCCCAGGGGCTCGAACTCGCATTCCAGTCGCTTGAGCCGTACCGCGCGCTCGCCCTGGGGGGGGAGCTCGGTGCCGAGTGGGGGACGAGGATCTTCGGCTCCCTCGCGGAGTGGGTGAAGCAGGGGATGGCGATTTTTATTTTTTGCAACAACGACGCGGAGCGCGAGCGATTGCGTGACCTCCTCAGGGAACGGGAGATACAGTTGCCGCCGGGGAGCGATATGTTCGTGGGGCAGCTCAGCTCGGGATTTATTTTCCCCGAGGGCCGGATCCTGGTCCTCACGGACGCGGAGATATTCGCCCGCTACAGGGTGCACCGTCCGAGGAGGAGGTTCAAGGGGACGGTTCCGCTCAAGGAATTCACCCAGCTCAAGCCCGGCGACTATGTGGTGCATGTGAGCCACGGGATAGGGATTTACCGGGGAATAAAAAAATTGGTGAAGGATGGCGCGGAGAAGGAATTTATCTGCATCGAGTACCAGGAGAAATCGAAGCTGTACGCGCCGCTGGAACAGGCGGGACTGGTGGAGCGCTATATCGGCTTCGGCAAGACCCCTCCGAATCTTGATCGGCTCGGCGGCGGGCGCTGGCAGGGCGTGCGGGTCGCCGCGCAGAGGGCCATATTCGATTACGCGGCGGAGATCCTCCAGCTCCAGGCGGCCCGGCAGTCGAGGGAGGGGCGCGCGTTTCCTCCCGACACGGCCTGGCAGAAGGAGTTCGAAAACGCATTCATTTACGAGGAGACGCCTGACCAGGCATCCGCCATCGAGGACGTCAAGCGGGATATGGAGCGCTCTCACCCGATGGACCGCCTCGTCTGCGGCGATGTCGGCTACGGCAAAACAGAGGTCGCGATACGGGCCGCCTTCAAGGCGGTCATGGACGGCAAACAGGTCGCCATCCTTGTCCCGACCACCGTCCTCGCCCAGCAGCACCTGAGCACCTTCACTGACCGTTTCGCTGATTACCCCGTCAAGATAGAGATGCTGAGCCGTTTCCGGACCGAAAAGGAGCAGCAGTGCGTGATCGATGGCCTGACGCGCGGTACGGTTGATGTCGTGATTGGCACGCACCGGCTCATACAGCCTGACGTGGCGTTCAAGGATCTGGGGTTGGTGATCATTGACGAGGAGCAGCGGTTCGGCGTGCAGCACAAGGAGAAGTTCAAGAAGCTGCGGCTCATGGTGGACGTCCTGACGATGACGGCGACGCCGATCCCGCGCACGCTCTACATGTCCCTGGCGGGAATCAGGGATATGTCCACCATCGCCACGCCTCCCGAGGACCGGCTCTCCATCGAAACGGCGGTGTGCGAGCACGACGAGGAGCTCATCAGGAACGCCATACGCAGGGAGCTCGGACGGGAGGGTCAGGTCTACGTTGTCCATAACTATGTCGAGACAATCGAGCGGATGAGAGAAACGATTGAGAAGCTTGTTCCGGAGGCGGTCCTCGCGGTGGGCCATGGACAGATGGCGGATGACGAACTCGAGGAGGTGATGCGGCGATTCGTGGAGGGAAAGATTGATATCCTCGTGTGCACCACGATCATCGAGTCGGGGCTGGACATCCCCAACGTGAACACCATCATCATTGACCACGCCGACCGGTTCGGTCTCGCGGACCTCTACCAGCTCAGGGGGCGCGTGGGCCGCTACCGGCGCAGGGCATACGCATACCTGCTCTACTCAAAGGGGATGGGGCTCCTTGACGATGCCCGCAGGAGGTTGAAAGCCCTGATGGACCACACGAGCCTTGGTTCAGGCTTCAAAATCGCCCTGCGCGACCTGGAGATCCGCGGCGCCGGCAATATCCTGGGCCACGAGCAGCACGGGCACATCGCGGCGATAGGGTTTGACCTCTACTGCAAACTGCTCAAGAGGAGCGTCGACACCCTCAGGGGAAAAGAGGTTGCGGGGATTGAGGATATTGAGGTGAATCTGTCTTTCGCGGCCGGGCTCCCCGCGGGCTATATCCCCGCGGAGGATCAGCGGATCGATCTGTACAAGAAGATGGGGGAGATACAGAGCGAGAGAGACATTGAGTGGATCGCCGGCGAGCTCAAGGACCGCTTCGGCCCGCTACCGAAAGAGGCGGTGCTCCTTCTCGAGATGTGCCGGCTGAAGCTCAATGCGAAAGCAAGGGGGATACGCTCGATATCGCTTCAGGATGACAGGATTGTCGCGGTGAAGCATGGCGAGGAACTCCGCCCCGGCGGCCGCTATCCCCGCCTCACGAAAAAAACACCGCTGGATGCGCTGAGGGAGATACGGGAGAAGATTGCACAACTGTGA
- a CDS encoding peptidylprolyl isomerase — MNFTAPSSDAYCRRRPAGGAFLAALGRLSLVIVLMLSARIAAGEIKEQIVAVINDEIITYSELERILAPIFEQYERIYSGAELFSMLQKARRDVLNHLIEEKLILQEAKKQNIKGLLGDEFAKDVEQSIAQIKAKFPSEEEFLKQMKREGTTMERFRAQQEDRTLVKAMLIKEASSKCSVSPMEVREYYDSHKEEFTESEKIHVSQIWIREKPEKPGEAERVAKEILGRLNAGEPFAELAKKYSHCPYASRGGDWGFIGRGHWNKELEDAAFALEPGAHSGIVKSSLGYHIIMLHEKKPSSVKPLTQVYAEIEGKLFNEKASTKRDEWITRLKNKAYISVVK, encoded by the coding sequence ATGAATTTCACCGCGCCATCATCTGATGCGTATTGCCGCCGCCGACCTGCCGGAGGGGCGTTCCTCGCCGCTCTCGGACGGCTGTCCCTCGTGATCGTCCTCATGCTCTCCGCACGGATTGCCGCGGGGGAAATCAAGGAGCAGATCGTGGCGGTAATCAACGACGAGATCATCACCTACTCCGAGCTGGAGAGAATTCTCGCCCCGATCTTCGAACAGTACGAGCGGATCTACTCGGGTGCTGAGCTCTTTTCGATGCTCCAGAAGGCGAGGCGCGACGTGCTCAACCATCTCATCGAGGAGAAGCTCATCTTGCAGGAAGCTAAAAAGCAGAATATCAAGGGGCTGCTGGGTGACGAGTTCGCGAAGGACGTGGAACAATCAATCGCCCAGATCAAGGCTAAGTTTCCTTCGGAGGAGGAGTTTCTCAAGCAGATGAAGCGGGAGGGAACCACGATGGAGCGGTTCCGCGCCCAGCAGGAGGATCGCACCCTGGTGAAGGCGATGCTCATCAAGGAGGCTTCCTCGAAGTGCAGTGTCTCCCCGATGGAGGTGAGGGAATATTACGATTCGCACAAGGAGGAGTTCACGGAGAGCGAGAAGATACACGTGAGCCAGATATGGATCAGGGAGAAGCCCGAGAAGCCGGGAGAAGCGGAGCGGGTGGCGAAAGAGATCCTCGGCAGGCTCAACGCGGGGGAGCCGTTCGCGGAGCTGGCGAAAAAATACTCGCACTGCCCTTACGCGAGCAGGGGAGGGGATTGGGGATTCATCGGGCGGGGGCATTGGAACAAAGAGCTGGAGGATGCGGCGTTCGCGCTGGAACCGGGAGCGCACAGCGGGATCGTCAAGTCCTCACTCGGCTACCACATTATCATGCTCCATGAGAAGAAGCCATCCTCCGTCAAGCCACTCACCCAGGTCTATGCGGAGATAGAGGGAAAGCTCTTCAACGAAAAGGCGAGCACAAAGCGTGACGAGTGGATCACGAGGCTGAAGAACAAGGCGTACATATCGGTGGTGAAATAG
- the pdxA gene encoding 4-hydroxythreonine-4-phosphate dehydrogenase PdxA, with protein MKQKPLLAITMGDAGGIGPEVTVKALSESAVRKVCRPLVIGDMALLEKCRAFTSRAVRFIPVRDLSEIPPGTSAVPVINPCRRIREHRWGMIRRAYGEAAMGYIRFAVDAALSRRVDGIVTAPICKEAIHRAGYRYQGHTDCLAHLTGAARHAMMLTGRGLRVVLVTIHIPLAEVHRRLGRAMILTTIRLAHGACVRLGIRRPRVGVCGANPHAGEGGAFGREEIEEISPAIAAAVREGIRARGPFPADTIFVEPHRRNFDVIVAMYHDQGLIPLKMLAFDVGVNVTLGLPIVRTSPDHGTAFDIAGRGIADPASMVEAITLAARLCRRTHE; from the coding sequence ATGAAACAAAAGCCGCTCCTTGCCATAACCATGGGCGATGCCGGCGGCATCGGCCCGGAAGTTACCGTGAAGGCCCTTTCCGAGAGTGCCGTCAGGAAGGTGTGCCGTCCGCTGGTTATCGGCGATATGGCGCTGCTCGAAAAGTGCCGCGCGTTCACGAGCCGCGCGGTGCGCTTCATCCCCGTGCGCGATCTCTCCGAGATCCCTCCTGGAACCTCGGCCGTCCCGGTGATCAACCCGTGCCGCCGAATCAGGGAGCATCGCTGGGGGATGATCCGGAGGGCATATGGCGAGGCGGCAATGGGATATATCCGCTTCGCCGTGGACGCGGCCCTCTCGCGAAGGGTTGACGGTATCGTCACGGCTCCGATCTGCAAGGAAGCGATCCATCGGGCGGGCTACCGCTATCAGGGGCACACGGACTGCCTGGCGCATCTGACCGGAGCCGCGCGGCACGCCATGATGCTCACGGGGCGGGGCCTCAGGGTCGTGCTCGTGACTATCCATATTCCGCTCGCGGAGGTGCACCGCCGCCTGGGCCGCGCGATGATCCTCACTACGATACGGCTCGCCCATGGCGCATGCGTCCGGCTCGGCATACGGCGGCCGAGAGTGGGAGTCTGCGGGGCCAACCCCCATGCCGGCGAGGGAGGTGCGTTCGGGAGGGAGGAGATCGAGGAGATCTCCCCGGCGATTGCGGCGGCAGTCCGTGAGGGGATTCGTGCGCGCGGCCCATTCCCCGCCGATACGATCTTTGTCGAGCCTCACCGCAGGAACTTTGATGTCATCGTCGCCATGTACCATGACCAGGGCCTGATACCGCTCAAGATGCTCGCCTTCGACGTCGGGGTCAATGTCACCCTCGGCCTGCCGATCGTGAGGACGTCTCCCGACCACGGCACCGCGTTCGATATCGCGGGGAGGGGGATCGCCGACCCGGCCAGCATGGTGGAGGCAATCACGCTCGCCGCGCGATTGTGCCGCCGCACCCATGAGTGA
- the rsmA gene encoding 16S rRNA (adenine(1518)-N(6)/adenine(1519)-N(6))-dimethyltransferase RsmA, translating into MSELYAPVRGPGSVKRLLGSLGVSPRKWRGQSFLASPHAAARIVHAARLTKGDAVLEIGPGLGALTEEILREAGRLVAIECDARLVAWLRRRFGRVDRFELIEGDALRIDLRELAHRMGEGRRTVKVVSTIPYSISGPLIGDLLEAREALALLVLTVQEELAGRITAPPGGKDYGAFTIFCQYHADVKKVFTIPPSAFYPRPKVMSAVVVFTPRARPPVSLIDGEAFFSMVRLLFSHRRKAINTVLRQALRGLEGEGTLAGIFSAAGISPLSRPEQLGMEELASLCNRLCAVDKFHQALVDSAH; encoded by the coding sequence ATGAGTGAACTATACGCGCCCGTCAGGGGTCCCGGTTCTGTAAAGAGGCTGCTCGGCTCTCTCGGCGTGAGTCCCCGCAAGTGGCGCGGGCAGTCATTTCTCGCGAGCCCGCACGCCGCGGCGAGAATCGTCCACGCCGCCCGGCTCACGAAAGGGGATGCCGTCCTTGAGATCGGGCCGGGCCTCGGAGCGCTCACGGAGGAAATTCTGCGGGAGGCGGGCCGCCTGGTCGCTATCGAGTGTGACGCGCGGCTCGTCGCATGGCTGCGCAGGCGTTTCGGGAGGGTGGATCGGTTCGAACTCATCGAAGGGGATGCGCTCAGAATCGATCTTCGCGAGTTGGCGCATAGAATGGGGGAGGGGAGGCGTACGGTCAAGGTGGTCTCCACTATCCCCTATTCCATCAGCGGCCCGCTCATAGGGGATCTCCTGGAGGCGCGAGAGGCGCTGGCGCTCCTCGTGCTCACCGTCCAAGAGGAGCTTGCCGGGAGGATCACCGCCCCCCCCGGCGGCAAGGACTACGGCGCATTCACGATATTCTGCCAGTACCACGCTGACGTAAAAAAGGTTTTCACGATACCGCCGTCAGCCTTTTACCCGCGGCCGAAGGTTATGTCAGCGGTAGTCGTGTTCACACCGCGGGCACGGCCGCCCGTCAGCCTCATCGACGGCGAGGCATTTTTCTCAATGGTCCGCCTCCTTTTTTCACATCGCCGCAAGGCAATCAATACGGTGCTCAGGCAGGCGTTGCGGGGACTGGAGGGAGAGGGAACACTCGCCGGAATATTTTCGGCTGCCGGGATCAGCCCGTTGTCGCGCCCGGAGCAGCTGGGCATGGAAGAGCTGGCGTCCCTCTGCAATCGTCTCTGCGCGGTCGATAAATTTCACCAGGCCTTGGTAGACTCGGCACACTAG
- a CDS encoding RnfABCDGE type electron transport complex subunit B: protein MHNVVMLSLLVLGLMGLCLGLILAIFSRIFAVRIDPRIEEVAGALAGLNCGVCGYAGCNAMAEALVAGKAHARQCTPGGAAAVKKVSQILGREELPAEPRVAVVKCRGGRDEAREKARYRGVEDCVAIEVLDAGAKSCIYGCLGMGSCVGSCPFGAIRMTANRLPEIVEAKCTACGKCAAMCPRNVIALIPRRQRVYLGCVSREKGKKVKQVCTVGCTACGLCALPAITPSGKVVMKNNLPEFPPDWDDFAAAAEKCPSRCFIIRKV, encoded by the coding sequence CGTATCTTCGCCGTCAGGATCGACCCGCGGATTGAAGAAGTCGCGGGTGCCCTGGCGGGGCTCAACTGCGGCGTGTGCGGCTATGCGGGGTGCAACGCGATGGCTGAGGCGCTCGTGGCGGGGAAGGCGCACGCGCGTCAGTGCACGCCCGGCGGCGCCGCGGCGGTAAAGAAGGTTTCGCAGATACTCGGGAGGGAAGAGCTCCCCGCCGAGCCGCGCGTGGCGGTTGTGAAGTGCCGGGGGGGGAGGGATGAGGCGAGGGAGAAGGCGAGATACAGGGGTGTTGAGGACTGCGTGGCGATTGAGGTTCTCGATGCGGGCGCGAAGTCCTGTATCTATGGGTGCCTCGGCATGGGGTCGTGCGTGGGCTCCTGCCCGTTCGGCGCGATCCGGATGACCGCAAACCGGTTGCCTGAGATCGTAGAAGCGAAGTGCACGGCGTGCGGCAAATGCGCCGCCATGTGCCCCCGCAATGTCATCGCGCTCATCCCGCGCCGGCAGAGGGTGTACCTCGGCTGTGTGTCGAGGGAGAAGGGGAAGAAGGTAAAACAGGTCTGCACGGTTGGCTGCACCGCGTGCGGCCTCTGCGCTCTTCCCGCGATTACACCTTCAGGCAAGGTGGTCATGAAAAATAACTTGCCGGAATTCCCTCCGGACTGGGATGACTTTGCGGCGGCGGCGGAGAAGTGCCCATCGAGATGCTTTATCATTCGCAAGGTGTGA